From Caretta caretta isolate rCarCar2 chromosome 3, rCarCar1.hap1, whole genome shotgun sequence, a single genomic window includes:
- the DRC8 gene encoding dynein regulatory complex protein 8, producing the protein MAEEKEGAAAEAVIADIQKKITDAFEVFDHECNKTVDVREIGTIIRSLGCCPSEGELHDLLAEVEEEEPTGYIRLEKFLPMMTKVLMERRYRPIPEDVLLRAFEVLDANKCGHLTKEELVKYMTEEGEPFTQEEMEEMLSAAVDPETNTVRYRDYITMMVVDEN; encoded by the exons AAGCTGTAATAGCAGACATTCAGAAAAAGATTACAGATGCTTTTGAAGTATTTGACCATGAATGCAATAAAACTGTGGATGTCAG agagATTGGTACAATCATCAGGTCATTAGGATGCTGCCCAAGTGAGGGCGAATTACATGATCTGCTCGCAGAG GTAGAAGAAGAAGAACCTACTGGGTATATTCGTTTGGAAAAATTTCTTCCAATGATGACAAAAGTATTAATGGAAAGAAG ATACCGGCCTATTCCAGAAGATGTACTTTTACGTGCATTTGAG gtTTTAGATGCGAATAAATGCGGACATCTTACTAAAGAGGAGTTAGTCAAATATATGACTGAAGAAG GTGAACCTTTTACACAGGAAGAAATGGAGGAGATGCTGTCTGCTGCTGTAGATCCTGAAACAAATACTGTTCGTTACAGAGATTATATTACAATGATGGTAGTAGATGAAAATTAG